A single genomic interval of Leptospira montravelensis harbors:
- a CDS encoding alpha/beta hydrolase family esterase codes for MKYNSIALWFVLLALIIFSTASCSRGWLRGKIQERFLKKMEEKPAPIASTDITQKIESPGDYTFTFPFGGIPRYYKVHVPKSYSPNKETPLLFVLHGGGGDMEIQSNEEYYHQISKSEENGHIIVFPNGYSKYKSGKIATWNAGNCCAEARDKKVDDVGFIKEVLNLTTKQLHIDKSKVYSTGMSNGAMMTYRLACEMTDNLSAIATVAGTDNTISCNPSKPISVLHIHAKDDDKVLFYGGAGDSFKDRSLVTDFISVPKSISKWVNYNQCNPKPKRVFEEPGVTCDEYSECKEGVKVKLCITEKGGHSWPGGKKPSLFFGSASPSNAIKANDVMWEFFKEN; via the coding sequence ATGAAATATAACTCAATAGCTCTATGGTTTGTCCTCCTTGCCCTCATCATTTTTTCCACTGCCTCCTGTTCCCGTGGTTGGTTACGCGGTAAAATCCAAGAACGATTTCTAAAAAAAATGGAAGAAAAACCAGCACCCATTGCATCTACGGATATAACCCAAAAGATTGAATCTCCCGGTGATTATACCTTTACCTTTCCTTTTGGCGGAATTCCAAGATATTACAAAGTACACGTACCAAAGTCATATTCACCTAACAAAGAAACTCCATTACTCTTTGTATTACACGGTGGTGGTGGTGATATGGAAATTCAATCAAACGAAGAATACTACCATCAAATTTCCAAATCAGAAGAAAATGGGCATATCATAGTTTTTCCCAATGGTTATAGCAAATACAAATCTGGAAAAATCGCTACCTGGAATGCAGGAAATTGTTGCGCAGAAGCTCGTGATAAAAAAGTCGATGATGTTGGTTTTATCAAAGAAGTTTTAAATCTAACCACCAAACAACTACATATTGACAAATCCAAAGTTTATTCAACAGGAATGTCCAATGGCGCCATGATGACCTATCGACTTGCCTGTGAAATGACGGACAATCTCTCGGCCATCGCCACTGTTGCAGGAACCGATAATACAATTTCTTGTAATCCGTCCAAACCAATTTCTGTTTTGCATATTCATGCAAAAGATGATGATAAAGTTTTATTTTACGGTGGCGCAGGAGATAGTTTCAAGGATAGATCACTTGTTACCGACTTTATTTCTGTTCCTAAATCCATATCCAAATGGGTCAATTACAACCAGTGTAACCCAAAACCCAAACGAGTTTTTGAAGAACCTGGTGTGACTTGCGATGAATATAGCGAATGCAAAGAGGGTGTGAAGGTAAAACTTTGTATCACTGAAAAGGGAGGACATTCTTGGCCTGGTGGCAAAAAACCTTCCCTATTCTTTGGTTCTGCTTCCCCATCCAATGCCATCAAAGCAAACGATGTTATGTGGGAATTTTTTAAAGAAAATTAA
- a CDS encoding alanine racemase, whose translation MLVLKLRKIQISVFLVLVVAFVFLIKPKDEGSSYTEYFSKLNNELKTNGFGKPVVLLDLDRLNENLSTLSKNIPPPLHYRIVVKSLPSLDLLRYITKFTNTNRLMVFHSGDIVMLLSDPEFSSFDILLGKPMPARALEDIYQKTKVDRFQKIHWLVDTETRLNQYLEFAKSKNIKLHLVLEIDIGLHRGGFGNPTDTNTVFSMVQENSKNLEFDGFMGYEPHVASVPVLLGDKNEAIEKEIQSSLVKYERFVSLGKKSFPTLFSKELLLNGGGSKTYRFYQKNQQVVNDVSVGSALVMPTDFDVSTLTEHKPAFFIAAPVLKRLEGTTIPFLESFSFLFPLWNPNLQVTYFTYGGAYLAKKESPKGLFDNSLYGASTNQGILNGSISTGLQPDDYVFYRPTQSEKVMAEMGEVVLLRNGKIIGTWKCFIN comes from the coding sequence ATGTTAGTTTTAAAACTCCGTAAGATTCAAATAAGTGTTTTTCTTGTTTTAGTAGTTGCTTTTGTTTTTCTTATTAAACCAAAAGATGAAGGTTCTTCTTATACAGAATATTTTTCTAAACTTAACAATGAACTAAAAACAAATGGATTTGGAAAACCGGTAGTGCTTTTGGATTTGGACCGGTTGAATGAAAATTTATCCACACTCTCCAAAAATATCCCACCGCCTTTACACTATCGTATTGTTGTAAAGTCTCTACCATCATTGGATCTCCTTCGCTATATTACAAAATTTACAAATACCAATCGTCTGATGGTTTTCCATTCGGGTGACATTGTGATGTTACTTAGCGATCCGGAGTTTTCTTCGTTTGATATTCTTCTTGGAAAACCGATGCCAGCGCGTGCTTTAGAAGATATTTATCAAAAAACAAAGGTGGACCGGTTTCAAAAAATTCATTGGTTAGTGGACACGGAAACAAGACTCAACCAATATTTAGAATTTGCAAAATCGAAAAATATAAAATTACATTTGGTTTTGGAAATCGATATAGGCCTGCATCGTGGAGGGTTTGGCAATCCCACGGATACAAATACCGTATTTTCTATGGTCCAAGAAAATTCTAAAAACTTAGAATTTGATGGTTTTATGGGTTATGAACCACATGTCGCATCTGTACCAGTTTTGTTAGGTGATAAGAATGAGGCCATAGAAAAAGAGATCCAATCCTCTCTAGTTAAATATGAAAGATTTGTAAGTTTAGGTAAAAAATCTTTTCCTACTTTATTTTCTAAGGAATTACTTTTGAACGGTGGGGGAAGTAAAACCTACAGGTTTTATCAAAAGAACCAACAAGTTGTAAATGATGTCTCGGTTGGCTCGGCCCTTGTGATGCCTACTGATTTTGATGTGAGTACACTCACAGAACACAAACCTGCTTTTTTTATTGCGGCACCTGTTCTGAAACGATTAGAAGGAACCACCATTCCTTTTTTAGAATCTTTTTCCTTTTTATTTCCTTTATGGAATCCTAACTTACAAGTTACGTATTTTACTTATGGCGGAGCCTATCTTGCCAAAAAAGAATCACCTAAGGGTCTATTTGATAATAGCCTTTATGGGGCCAGTACGAATCAGGGAATTTTAAATGGAAGTATTTCCACTGGATTACAACCTGATGATTACGTTTTTTATCGACCAACACAAAGTGAAAAGGTGATGGCGGAGATGGGAGAAGTGGTTCTTTTGCGAAATGGGAAAATTATAGGAACCTGGAAGTGTTTTATCAACTAG
- a CDS encoding methyl-accepting chemotaxis protein, with protein sequence MTNSTSISQTSLKEKVNKSKAIGIKGQLMLFIFLVLSIVLSFIFYISYTTAKEQVLNVGEEMFTNVLKDAVGLVDALNERVKAGDMTLEDAQEMAKTYIVGPKMPDGNRDISKTKMSTNDYMYLWGITPEGIATMHPFNIEGANIWDYQIEGKYTVRDTWGNPKATGYPLREIWQNPGEPIYTFMAYQAYYKPWNWVIGAGGREEIIYQRRLRGMQTIFLISAVISLALSMLFSYILASFIAKRIQKIKFVVEKASEGDLREKVDLAFKDEFGILGDDFNKMATNLREMMKHVSKSSVKVAESAKEMYTSAEHSSAVAGSIAKSIQQVAVSTESQLVAFTENKRAMLENSQAVAKIAESTATVSDLANGVLEKVQEGRNVIGTTIKQMSVVNSSVSGISSSIHVLGENSKAIGQIVETINQIASQTNLLALNAAIEAARAGEQGRGFAVVADEVRKLAERSEDATKQISVLIAEIQKNTTSAVAMMENGSKEVDQGVTMVNEVGQTFERIAGSIEKVTDEMQGVSATTEEISASTEELNASTEQLAQISNGISDSTQAIAASSEEQLASSEEVTAAANNLGMLADELKSEIDKFKI encoded by the coding sequence ATGACAAATTCTACTTCCATTTCCCAAACATCCCTAAAAGAAAAAGTTAACAAGAGCAAGGCGATAGGTATTAAGGGCCAACTTATGTTATTTATATTTTTGGTCCTTTCAATTGTTCTGTCCTTTATCTTTTATATTTCTTATACAACTGCAAAAGAGCAAGTTTTGAATGTTGGCGAGGAAATGTTTACCAATGTCCTAAAAGATGCAGTTGGACTTGTGGATGCTTTAAACGAAAGGGTTAAGGCAGGTGACATGACTTTGGAAGATGCACAAGAGATGGCAAAAACCTATATAGTTGGACCTAAGATGCCTGATGGAAATCGCGATATTTCCAAAACCAAAATGTCAACCAATGACTATATGTATCTCTGGGGAATCACGCCGGAAGGGATTGCAACTATGCACCCTTTTAATATTGAAGGTGCTAATATTTGGGATTATCAAATCGAAGGAAAGTACACAGTGCGTGATACTTGGGGAAATCCAAAAGCAACAGGATATCCACTACGCGAAATTTGGCAAAACCCTGGTGAACCTATATATACTTTTATGGCTTACCAAGCATATTATAAACCTTGGAACTGGGTGATCGGTGCTGGTGGTCGGGAAGAGATCATATACCAAAGACGATTGCGCGGAATGCAGACGATATTTTTAATTAGCGCTGTAATTAGTTTAGCCTTATCGATGTTATTTTCCTATATTCTTGCTTCCTTTATTGCAAAAAGAATTCAGAAAATCAAATTTGTAGTGGAAAAAGCAAGTGAAGGTGACCTCCGCGAAAAAGTAGATTTAGCCTTTAAGGATGAGTTTGGGATTCTTGGAGATGATTTTAATAAAATGGCAACTAACCTGCGCGAGATGATGAAACATGTATCCAAATCATCCGTAAAAGTTGCAGAATCTGCAAAAGAAATGTATACAAGTGCGGAACATTCTTCTGCTGTTGCTGGAAGCATTGCTAAATCCATCCAACAAGTTGCGGTAAGTACAGAATCACAGTTAGTTGCGTTTACAGAAAACAAACGTGCAATGCTTGAAAACTCGCAAGCTGTGGCAAAAATAGCGGAGTCTACTGCAACGGTTTCTGATTTGGCTAATGGTGTTTTGGAAAAAGTACAGGAAGGAAGAAATGTAATTGGAACTACCATCAAACAGATGTCGGTTGTAAACTCATCAGTGAGTGGAATTTCTAGCAGCATACATGTATTAGGTGAAAATTCAAAAGCTATTGGTCAAATAGTAGAGACTATTAATCAGATCGCAAGCCAAACTAATTTATTAGCTCTCAATGCAGCGATCGAAGCTGCAAGAGCTGGAGAACAGGGAAGGGGGTTTGCTGTAGTGGCAGATGAAGTTAGAAAGTTGGCAGAAAGATCTGAAGATGCAACAAAACAAATAAGTGTATTAATCGCAGAAATCCAAAAGAATACAACTTCAGCTGTTGCTATGATGGAGAATGGTAGTAAGGAAGTGGACCAAGGTGTTACAATGGTCAACGAAGTGGGACAAACATTTGAAAGGATCGCCGGCTCTATTGAAAAAGTAACTGACGAAATGCAAGGAGTTTCTGCCACTACAGAAGAAATTTCCGCTAGCACTGAAGAATTAAATGCATCAACCGAACAACTTGCACAGATTTCCAATGGAATTTCCGATAGCACACAAGCCATCGCCGCTTCTTCTGAAGAGCAACTTGCTTCTTCCGAAGAAGTTACTGCAGCTGCAAATAATTTGGGTATGTTGGCTGATGAGCTCAAGTCAGAGATTGATAAATTTAAAATATAA
- a CDS encoding SRPBCC family protein: protein MKGTQVRNSTFTIERILPASKERAFAAWSNPEAKRRWFACHDEWKTVEFGLDFQVGGKETNLVLTPSGSRHVFDATYYDIIPNERIVYAFGMYVNDIRISVSLVTVLFESEIIGRTKMIFTEQIVLLQEPTTDGYSTEEEIRGRVEGTNAAFDRLVKEFT from the coding sequence ATGAAAGGAACACAAGTTAGAAATTCAACTTTTACCATCGAAAGGATTTTGCCTGCATCTAAAGAACGAGCTTTTGCTGCTTGGTCTAATCCAGAAGCCAAACGAAGATGGTTTGCTTGTCATGATGAATGGAAAACTGTTGAATTTGGTTTGGATTTTCAAGTCGGTGGAAAAGAAACCAATTTAGTTTTAACTCCATCGGGAAGTCGTCATGTATTTGATGCCACTTATTATGACATCATACCTAACGAAAGGATAGTGTATGCTTTTGGAATGTACGTAAATGACATCCGAATCTCTGTTTCCTTGGTAACTGTACTTTTTGAGTCAGAAATCATTGGAAGAACAAAGATGATATTTACAGAACAGATTGTACTCTTACAAGAACCTACAACGGATGGATATTCTACGGAAGAGGAAATCCGTGGTCGTGTGGAAGGAACAAACGCTGCTTTTGACCGATTGGTGAAAGAATTTACCTAG
- a CDS encoding ArsR/SmtB family transcription factor: protein MKYNSQGLEHIFHALADRSRLQMVERLSFGPASVKELAEPLEMALPSVLKHLKVLEEGGIVFSEKLGRVRTYRLDPKQLIGIESWMEERKASWNRSFDRLSNFLIESSNDNSDGE from the coding sequence ATGAAATATAATTCTCAAGGTTTAGAACATATTTTCCATGCTCTCGCTGACCGTAGTCGATTGCAAATGGTGGAACGATTGAGTTTTGGTCCTGCCTCAGTAAAGGAATTAGCGGAACCATTGGAGATGGCACTACCTTCAGTGTTAAAACATTTAAAAGTTTTAGAAGAAGGTGGCATAGTTTTTTCTGAAAAACTTGGTAGAGTTCGAACCTATAGATTGGATCCAAAGCAACTAATAGGAATTGAATCTTGGATGGAAGAAAGAAAGGCAAGTTGGAATCGTAGTTTTGATCGTTTGTCTAATTTTTTAATCGAATCATCAAATGACAATTCCGACGGAGAATAA
- a CDS encoding glutathione S-transferase family protein, translating to MDNYQKPNLLLYYHPLASFCHKVLIALYENGTEFEPRLVDFLVEESSAELFAYWPVGKIPILRDRFREKTVPETTIIIEYLHKFYPGKETLIPSDFELALEVRLWDRFFDHYISELVQKIVVDRLRPEGQRDILGVEQAYQKLPISYGMLEKQLESRSFIVGDHFSMADCSAVPALFYADTLLSFRNTYPKLTAYFERLLDRSSVKRTIDEAEPYFYMYPLFDKIPKRFLKEKK from the coding sequence ATGGATAACTATCAAAAACCTAACCTCTTGCTCTATTACCACCCTCTTGCTTCCTTCTGCCATAAGGTTCTAATTGCTTTGTATGAAAATGGCACTGAGTTTGAACCCAGATTGGTGGATTTTTTGGTAGAAGAATCTAGTGCGGAACTTTTTGCTTACTGGCCTGTCGGTAAAATTCCAATCCTTCGCGATAGATTCAGAGAGAAAACGGTTCCTGAAACCACGATCATCATTGAGTATTTACATAAATTTTACCCAGGAAAGGAAACCCTCATTCCCAGTGATTTTGAATTGGCATTAGAAGTAAGGCTTTGGGACCGTTTTTTTGATCATTATATAAGTGAACTTGTTCAGAAAATTGTAGTCGATCGATTGCGACCTGAAGGCCAAAGGGACATACTCGGTGTCGAACAAGCCTACCAAAAACTTCCTATTTCGTATGGAATGTTGGAAAAACAATTGGAATCTCGGAGTTTTATAGTTGGTGATCATTTTAGTATGGCAGACTGTTCTGCGGTTCCTGCTTTATTTTATGCGGATACTCTTTTGAGTTTTAGAAACACATATCCTAAACTTACTGCATATTTTGAGAGATTATTAGATCGGTCTTCCGTCAAACGAACAATAGACGAAGCAGAACCTTATTTTTATATGTATCCGTTATTTGATAAAATTCCAAAACGATTCCTAAAAGAAAAAAAGTAA
- a CDS encoding DUF1554 domain-containing protein, whose product MNDCGLNFARCLFLENYLGTSGIGNHWKKITTQQKNKKINFYHFLLEFAYVFIFTIGIITNCSPPHLENTCDVSSQSFSKTIAAKSILGDKNHLCFSANVSNQTGFFVGGKISGLTGSGLTLILNQKTSLMIPPGSTDFSFPVQIPIGANYEVNFATQAEGNYCKLNNSTGTISNKNINDVEINCQASCLKCIIFITQNGYPANVGKASNFDSSCHSDPNYPGSGNYKAMVVDGISRRASITANIGDGQIDWVFKANQAYIRPNGINIETSNANGLFTTSLATPITTISSDHWTGLNLDWTSYLDGACLKWTTISASELGNAGDAYTQDILTLTAGKGLQQCSVNRELVCVEQ is encoded by the coding sequence ATGAATGATTGCGGATTGAACTTTGCCAGATGTCTCTTTTTAGAGAACTACCTTGGGACATCTGGAATAGGAAATCATTGGAAAAAAATTACAACTCAACAAAAAAATAAAAAAATCAACTTTTACCATTTCCTACTCGAGTTTGCTTATGTGTTCATTTTCACGATTGGAATCATAACAAACTGTTCTCCACCTCATTTAGAAAATACTTGTGATGTAAGTTCCCAATCTTTTTCAAAAACCATTGCCGCTAAATCAATATTAGGTGACAAAAACCACCTCTGTTTCTCTGCGAATGTTTCAAACCAAACAGGTTTTTTTGTTGGCGGTAAAATTTCTGGTTTAACTGGAAGCGGATTGACATTGATTTTAAACCAAAAAACTTCCCTTATGATTCCTCCTGGCAGTACAGATTTTTCTTTTCCTGTTCAAATCCCTATTGGTGCCAATTACGAAGTAAATTTTGCAACGCAGGCAGAAGGTAACTACTGTAAGTTGAACAATTCCACAGGAACCATCTCCAACAAAAACATCAATGATGTCGAAATCAACTGCCAGGCTTCCTGCTTAAAATGTATTATATTTATCACTCAAAATGGATATCCTGCCAATGTTGGCAAAGCATCGAACTTTGATTCCAGTTGCCACTCGGATCCAAACTACCCTGGTTCTGGTAATTACAAAGCTATGGTCGTAGATGGAATATCACGACGAGCCAGTATCACGGCCAATATCGGCGATGGTCAAATCGATTGGGTGTTTAAGGCAAACCAGGCTTATATTCGGCCAAATGGAATCAATATAGAAACATCCAATGCCAATGGATTATTTACAACAAGTCTAGCGACACCCATAACAACCATTAGCTCCGACCATTGGACGGGACTCAATTTAGATTGGACATCCTATTTAGATGGGGCCTGTTTGAAATGGACTACAATCTCGGCTTCGGAACTTGGAAATGCCGGAGATGCCTATACTCAAGATATTTTGACCCTTACAGCAGGAAAAGGACTACAACAATGTTCCGTCAATCGCGAGTTAGTTTGTGTCGAGCAATAA
- a CDS encoding helix-turn-helix transcriptional regulator, with translation MSVFFLVPLFASLANISCFIENITRDHRFHRLLSVFYFTIGIQNAATAALCFASDETTGLAFWIFQCHSFFLLAPVLVAICSFCTGRKLMNQGTIGIAIFALVVDLICSSIPKTVIYGFAKFSFGMAPLVTEVGGILGGSVHFFAILLSLYFVLFPLEWNVFFERRTFIIALCVWWFGLFSNFLPMYGFNFPPLHPVVDATLSVLFSIYLNRFNAAKPSVYSFIASILISLAVGLLIGILILGILPNFIYREFVTSILTTLISLLFFAYLLKTTLQENKPNLSFSLPLEPFGLSKQELRICELIAEGHSRSFIRLILNVSDGTLRNHLKNIYGKVLPESNSTSKDQLQRLTVFLSKQKITD, from the coding sequence ATGAGTGTTTTCTTTTTAGTCCCTTTGTTTGCATCTTTGGCAAATATAAGTTGTTTTATTGAAAATATTACACGTGATCATCGTTTCCATAGACTCCTGAGTGTTTTTTATTTTACTATTGGCATTCAGAATGCTGCCACAGCGGCCCTATGTTTTGCTTCCGATGAGACTACAGGTCTAGCGTTTTGGATCTTTCAGTGCCATTCTTTTTTTCTACTGGCTCCCGTACTTGTTGCGATCTGTTCATTTTGTACTGGGAGAAAATTAATGAATCAAGGAACCATCGGCATTGCTATCTTTGCCTTGGTAGTTGATTTGATATGTTCTTCGATACCTAAGACTGTGATTTACGGTTTTGCTAAGTTTTCTTTTGGAATGGCACCTTTAGTTACTGAAGTTGGTGGAATCCTTGGCGGCTCTGTACATTTTTTCGCCATTTTATTGTCGTTATACTTTGTTTTATTTCCTTTGGAATGGAATGTTTTTTTTGAAAGACGGACCTTTATCATTGCTTTGTGTGTTTGGTGGTTTGGACTGTTTTCAAATTTCTTGCCAATGTATGGATTTAATTTTCCTCCCCTTCATCCAGTGGTAGATGCCACTCTATCTGTCTTGTTTTCTATTTACCTAAATCGGTTTAATGCAGCAAAACCAAGTGTTTATAGTTTTATTGCTTCCATTTTGATTTCACTTGCTGTTGGTTTACTCATCGGGATTTTGATTTTAGGAATTTTGCCAAATTTTATCTATAGAGAGTTCGTGACTTCTATTTTGACTACTTTAATAAGTCTTTTGTTTTTCGCTTATTTGTTAAAGACAACTCTTCAAGAAAACAAACCTAATCTTTCGTTTTCGTTACCTCTTGAACCATTTGGATTGTCCAAACAAGAACTAAGAATTTGTGAGTTGATTGCAGAAGGACATAGTCGATCTTTTATTCGTTTGATTTTGAATGTTTCTGATGGAACTCTAAGAAATCATCTCAAAAATATTTACGGAAAGGTACTTCCTGAGTCCAATTCCACATCCAAAGACCAACTGCAACGTTTGACTGTTTTTTTATCTAAACAAAAAATCACAGACTAA
- a CDS encoding cysteine-rich CWC family protein, whose protein sequence is MEDFNFKSINQVQSNSKHEDKICPHCLRIFECKVGSISLCQCTKVNLSLAEREYLATQYTDCLCYQCMEILSFEYKMNLSYKSISWRF, encoded by the coding sequence TTGGAAGATTTTAATTTCAAAAGTATCAATCAAGTCCAAAGTAATAGTAAACATGAAGATAAAATTTGCCCCCATTGTTTGCGAATTTTCGAATGTAAGGTTGGCTCCATAAGCCTATGCCAATGTACGAAAGTGAACCTTTCCTTAGCTGAAAGAGAATACTTGGCGACACAGTATACCGATTGCCTTTGTTATCAATGTATGGAAATACTATCCTTTGAGTATAAAATGAACCTATCTTATAAATCGATCTCTTGGCGTTTTTAA
- the eutC gene encoding ethanolamine ammonia-lyase subunit EutC yields the protein MSFLEEWKKFSQARIGLNRSGSSISTKDMLRFRLDHARARDAVLLSPNFPRLLEKLITIGERKKLPVVFVESQVNSKEEYLLRPDLGRKLSQDSVETLQKLGGEFDLVLIGVDGLSAKAIDENFLPFVTILMEEFNKTSFRLGPIVLSKWGRVAIGDEIGEVLKAKISIVVIGERPGLTSADSLGVYITYHPQVGKTDESRNCISNVRPSGFGFESAVKKTIYLISEVIQRKLSGVGLKDEMPPEFLLQSKENRVIGESH from the coding sequence ATGTCTTTTTTAGAAGAATGGAAAAAGTTTAGCCAAGCAAGGATTGGTTTAAATCGAAGTGGAAGTTCTATTTCCACCAAAGATATGTTACGTTTTCGCCTGGATCATGCGCGTGCCAGAGATGCTGTATTGCTTAGTCCCAATTTTCCAAGGTTACTCGAAAAATTAATAACGATTGGCGAAAGGAAAAAACTGCCTGTTGTATTTGTGGAAAGTCAAGTAAATTCCAAAGAAGAATATTTACTACGCCCTGATTTGGGAAGAAAATTGTCGCAGGATTCTGTTGAAACTTTGCAAAAGTTAGGTGGCGAATTCGACTTAGTATTGATTGGTGTGGATGGGTTGTCAGCAAAAGCAATCGATGAAAATTTTCTTCCTTTTGTAACCATTTTAATGGAAGAATTCAATAAAACTAGTTTTCGATTGGGACCAATTGTACTATCGAAGTGGGGACGTGTTGCCATTGGTGATGAAATTGGTGAAGTTTTGAAGGCAAAAATTTCGATCGTTGTGATTGGGGAACGTCCCGGTTTAACCTCTGCTGATAGTTTGGGAGTTTATATCACCTATCATCCGCAAGTGGGTAAAACCGATGAAAGCCGAAATTGTATTTCCAATGTTAGACCTAGTGGTTTTGGGTTTGAAAGTGCCGTGAAAAAAACAATATATCTAATCTCTGAAGTTATACAAAGAAAATTGTCTGGTGTAGGATTGAAAGATGAAATGCCACCAGAGTTTCTATTGCAATCAAAAGAAAATAGGGTTATCGGCGAGTCGCATTGA
- a CDS encoding ethanolamine ammonia-lyase subunit EutB encodes MGYKTILGTKTYQFPDLKDLLAKASPHRSGDVLAGISATSQEERVAAQMALADVYLSEFLNVELVPANKDEVTRLILDSHNKEAFASISHLTVGGFRDFLLAETTDEAVISSIRWGITPEMVAAVSKLMSNQDLILVGKKIRVITKFRNTIGLPGRLSVRLQPNHPTDDPKGIAASLLDGLLLGSGDAVIGINPATDNIPTSIALLDMLDNLIQKYSIPTQSCILSHVTTSMEVMKRGAPLDLVFQSIGGTEDLNKSFGINLSILKEAREMALSLGRGNVGNDVMYFETGQGSALSAGANHGIDQQTLEVRAYAVAREYSPLLVNTVVGFIGPEYLYNGKQIIRAGLEDHFCGKLLGLPMGVDICYTNHAEADQDDMDALLTLLGVAGCNYIMGVPGADDVMLSYQSTSFHDALYLRQVLGLKPAPEFELWLLDRGIFSNENGFLPKENRNLSLLEELIGK; translated from the coding sequence ATGGGTTACAAAACAATCCTCGGAACCAAAACTTACCAGTTCCCCGATCTAAAAGATCTTTTGGCCAAAGCCAGTCCTCATCGTTCGGGTGATGTTCTGGCAGGGATATCCGCCACGAGCCAAGAAGAGAGAGTGGCCGCACAAATGGCTCTTGCGGATGTTTATCTTTCGGAATTTTTAAATGTAGAACTTGTCCCAGCAAACAAAGATGAGGTGACAAGACTCATTTTAGACTCCCATAACAAAGAAGCTTTTGCTTCAATTTCCCATCTGACTGTAGGTGGATTTCGTGATTTTTTATTGGCGGAAACAACAGATGAAGCAGTCATATCATCGATTCGGTGGGGAATTACTCCTGAGATGGTTGCTGCGGTTTCCAAACTCATGTCCAACCAGGATTTAATCTTAGTTGGTAAAAAAATTAGAGTCATTACAAAATTTAGAAATACGATTGGATTACCAGGTAGACTCTCTGTTAGGTTGCAACCGAATCATCCTACGGATGATCCCAAAGGAATTGCAGCCAGTCTTTTAGATGGGTTACTGCTTGGAAGTGGTGATGCTGTGATTGGAATCAATCCCGCAACAGATAATATTCCCACTTCGATTGCGCTTTTAGATATGTTGGATAACCTCATTCAAAAGTATTCCATTCCTACTCAATCCTGTATTTTATCTCATGTAACTACTTCAATGGAAGTGATGAAACGGGGAGCCCCTTTGGATTTGGTATTTCAATCGATAGGGGGAACAGAAGACTTAAATAAAAGTTTTGGGATTAATTTATCTATTCTTAAAGAAGCTAGAGAAATGGCATTATCTCTTGGACGTGGAAACGTCGGCAATGACGTAATGTATTTTGAAACAGGGCAAGGCAGTGCTTTGTCAGCAGGTGCCAATCACGGGATCGACCAACAAACTTTAGAAGTACGAGCTTATGCCGTTGCAAGAGAATATTCGCCGTTATTAGTAAATACTGTCGTTGGATTTATAGGACCCGAATATTTATATAATGGAAAACAAATCATTCGAGCAGGTCTGGAAGATCATTTTTGCGGAAAGTTACTTGGGCTACCGATGGGTGTGGATATTTGTTATACTAATCATGCCGAAGCTGACCAAGATGATATGGATGCACTATTGACACTGTTAGGTGTTGCTGGTTGTAATTATATTATGGGAGTACCAGGTGCTGATGATGTGATGTTGTCTTACCAAAGTACATCCTTTCATGATGCATTGTATTTAAGGCAAGTATTGGGATTAAAACCTGCACCAGAGTTTGAGCTTTGGTTGTTAGATAGAGGAATTTTTTCTAACGAAAATGGTTTTTTGCCAAAAGAAAATCGAAACTTGAGTTTACTCGAAGAGTTAATAGGAAAGTAA